A stretch of the Drosophila suzukii unplaced genomic scaffold, CBGP_Dsuzu_IsoJpt1.0 scf_24, whole genome shotgun sequence genome encodes the following:
- the LOC118878450 gene encoding prefoldin subunit 1 isoform X2, with protein MQINKLETTKKINMIDMMCDMVETGKHKYQLTEKGTSSLSEHARVYQSVGRMFLLTNVQYMREDLKAKQEKCDKAIELLEKKKTFLQKSLKDKEDGLADLVAK; from the exons ATGCAGATCAACAAACTGGAAACCACCAAGAAGATCAACATGATCGACATGATGTGCGACATGGTCGAAACGGGCAAGCACAAGTACCAGCTTACTGAGAAGGGCACTAGCAGTCTTTCCGAACACGCAAG AGTTTACCAGTCCGTTGGCCGCATGTTCCTGCTGACGAATGTGCAGTACATGCGCGAAGATCTAAAGGCCAAACAAGAAAAGTGCGACAAGGCGATAGAACTACTAGAAAAAAAGAAGACCTTCCTACAGAAGTCCCTCAAGGATAAAGAAGACGGACTGGCCGACCTGGTTGCGAAATAA
- the LOC118878450 gene encoding prefoldin subunit 1 isoform X1, with product MDIELKKAFTEMQINKLETTKKINMIDMMCDMVETGKHKYQLTEKGTSSLSEHARVYQSVGRMFLLTNVQYMREDLKAKQEKCDKAIELLEKKKTFLQKSLKDKEDGLADLVAK from the exons ATGGACATAGAGCTAAAGAAG GCCTTTACTGAAATGCAGATCAACAAACTGGAAACCACCAAGAAGATCAACATGATCGACATGATGTGCGACATGGTCGAAACGGGCAAGCACAAGTACCAGCTTACTGAGAAGGGCACTAGCAGTCTTTCCGAACACGCAAG AGTTTACCAGTCCGTTGGCCGCATGTTCCTGCTGACGAATGTGCAGTACATGCGCGAAGATCTAAAGGCCAAACAAGAAAAGTGCGACAAGGCGATAGAACTACTAGAAAAAAAGAAGACCTTCCTACAGAAGTCCCTCAAGGATAAAGAAGACGGACTGGCCGACCTGGTTGCGAAATAA
- the LOC108011880 gene encoding LOW QUALITY PROTEIN: protein-lysine N-methyltransferase CG9154 (The sequence of the model RefSeq protein was modified relative to this genomic sequence to represent the inferred CDS: inserted 3 bases in 3 codons): MTSLTDSRDWCRSGHLFVLLLVHQRSTKNNEFLSARSKRKAEEEYKILNQAGMDAQFDEDCQLSQFWYSXDVVHKLLAEQKPDLRDFHIALLSCPSLYKDIRNIHDNVRIFEYDPRLGAYGTDFVLYDLNCVGGNPNYLKEHHHQYDLIVADPPFLSQECXSVITKLQRNPSECKIXGEVAECAFRPEHERNLGNSFVSYANFNLDEYVENK; this comes from the exons cacgtgatTGGTGTCGTtcgggccacttgtttgttctgctcttagtgcatcaacgttcaacaaaaaataacGAATTCCTGTCGGCGCGATCCAAGCGCAAAGCCGAGGAAGAATATAAAATTCTTAACCAGGCCGGAATGGATGCTCAATTCGATGAAGATTGT CAACTGAGTCAGTTTTGGTACA GCGATGTTGTGCATAAGCTATTGGCGGAACAAAAGCCTGACTTGAGAGATTTTCATATTGCTCTCCTATCATGTCCATCACTTTACAAGGACATAAGAAACATCCATGACAATG TCCGCATCTTTGAGTACGATCCAAGACTTGGAGCCTACGGCACGGACTTTGTGCTCTACGACCTAAACTGCGTAGGAGGCAACCCGAACTACCTCAAAGAGCATCACCACCAGTATGACCTAATCGTTGCCGATCCGCCCTTCCTGTCTCAGGAGT ACAGTGTAATCACCAAGCTGCAGCGGAACCCGTCTGAGTGCAAGA AGGGAGAGGTGGCGGAGTGCGCCTTCCGACCGGAACACGAGCGTAATCTGGGAAACTCGTTCGTGAGCTACGCTAATTTCAATTTAGACGAATatgttgaaaataaataa